The DNA region GCAGGTAGGTACAGATGTGGCAAATGCAACAGCCCAGCAAGAGGGAATAGAGGTGCCTTACTATAACTATAGTCTGTTAACATCACAAGATAACGCCGCCGCTTATATTTGGGGCAAATACTATGCGATGATCAATAATGCTAATATTATAATTGATAACGCCGAAAATCCATCAAATACAAAATTAGGGCCTGTAGGTAAAAAACAGGTGGAAGCAGAGGCCAAGTTTTTCAGGGCTTATGCCTACAATAACCTGGTGACCTTGTTTGGAAAAGTTCCGCTTACTGATCATGCTTTAACTGTTCCCAAAATAAATTTTACCCGTGCTTCGCTTGATGAATTAAACGCGCTTATTGTAAGTGATCTTACCTATGCAAGCACTAACCTGTCTGATTTAAATGCCGGTAACTCGAAAACGAACGCTCAGGGTAAGCCCGTTGGCAGAGCCAATAAATATATGGCCATGCAGTTATTAGCCGAAGCTTACCTGCGTATGGGTAAAAACGACCTTGCCGAGCAACAGGCACAGGCTGTTATCAATAGCGGCAAATTTAGCCTGATAAAAGCCCGCTACGGTGTAAGGGCAGCAGGTGCAGGTGATTACTATTCAGATATGTTTGTATACGGTAACGAACGCCGTGCACAGGGAAACAGCGAAGCAATATGGGTACTTGAACAGGAAAACCCATCTGTTGTTGTAGGTGGCAATGTGGATGCCGCCCAGCAGCGCCGTGTGTGGGGTGCTGCTTATTATGCAGTTCCCGGAATGTTGCCGTGTGATTCATTGGGTGGGCGTAGTATTGCCAGGTTAAGGTTAAGTAACTGGGTACTTTACGGACTGTATCCGCAAGGCGATCTTCGTAATTCACAATACAGTATTAAAAGGCGATACTATTATAACGACCCCGCTTTCCCTGCGTTATTAGGCAAACCAGTGCCTTTTGCCGGCGCCGACACCTTATTCCGGATTTGCCCAAGTACAACCAAATGGGGAGCTTTTGATCCAAATGATACCTTTGGTTATGCAATGATCAAAGATTTTATGATGATGCGTTTAGGCGAGACTTACCTGCTGCTTGCTGAGGCACAGTTTAAACAAGGCAAAACTGCTGATGCGGCTACCTCGATTAACGTGTTAAGAACCCGGGCCAATGCACCACAAGTAACTGCCGGACAAATAACACTTGATTTTATACTTGATGAACGTGCCAGGGAGTTGATCGGTGAGGAAAACCGCCGTCAGACCCTAATGCGTACCGGTACCCTGGTCGACCGCGCAACGCGGTTAAACAGCAACGATGCCGTTCATCCAACAACAGGTATCGCAGCTAAAAATATGCTGCTGCCTATCCCGCTATCTGAAATTCAATTGAATAAAGATGCTGTATTGGAGCAAAATCCGGGTTATTAATTAAAACACAAATAAAAAGTAAGGGCAATTAATATTGCCCTTACTTTTACTTTTTATGAAGCTATACCATTTAAGATCACTGTTTTTTATATGTATCCTGTTTGGGAGCACTGTTGTTGTATTCGCTCAAACCCACAAAGCAACTACTACCACTATTGGTTTAGGCTGGGCAAATAACTCCGTCAACACGGTTGTGTTCCGCAAAAACTCATTGGTTACTTTTAAAGGCGAACAATATGCTGCTTATTATAACAACGACGAGGTGTTGGTTTTGGCTAAAAGAAAAAGCGGATCTGCTAACTGGCAGGTTGCCGCAACGCAATATAAAGCCGATGCTGCCGATGCTCATAAGGATATCAGTATCATGGTTGACGGCGCCGGCTATTTGCACGTTGCCTGGGGGCATCATAACCAAACCTTGAATTATGCTAAAAGCATTAAGCCCGGAGGTCTTGTTTTGTCGGCGCAACAAAGTATGACGGGTATTACCGAAAACAAGGTAAGCTACCCGGAGTTTTACCGTTTGCCGGGCGGAGATCTGTTATTTGTTTACCGCGACGGCGGCTCGGGGAATGGAAACCTGGTGATGAACAGATATAGTATCGCCACGCACAAATGGGTCAACATCCAGCAAAATCTTATTGACGGTGAGGATAAACGAAATGCCTACTGGCAAATGTGCATCGACAAAAAAGGGACTATCCACATTTCATGGGTATGGCGTGAAAGCCCTGACGTAGCAAGCAACCACGATATGGGGTATGCCCGCTCAAATGATGGTGGCTTGAGCTGGGAAAAATCAACCGGCGAAAAATATACGCTGCCAATTAATGCAGCGAATGCGGAGTATGCTTGCAAGATACCGCAGCACAGCGAACTCATTAATCAAACATCCATGTTTGCCGATGATAGGGGTAATCCATTTATTGCCACTTATTGGCGCGATAGTAGTACGACCATCCCACAATATCATATTGTTTTTAAAACCAGGGGGAATTGGCAGTCGGCTGATCTTGGTTTCAGGAAAACGGCATTCGACCTTGGTGGCACGGGTACCAAACGGATCCCAATTTCGCGCCCACAGATCATTGCCTGGAACAAGGACGGGAAGCAATCAGCAGCGCTAATTTTCAGGGATGCCGAACGCGGCGATAAAGTTTCTGTAGCGATGAATGCCGACCTGAAAACTTCAAACTGGCAGGTTAGCGATTTAACAACTACACCTGTAGGGGAGTGGGAGCCAACCTATGATACCGAATTATGGAAGGATAAAAAGATTCTTAACCTGTTTGTACAACAGGTTACCCAGGTTGATGGCGAAGGTAAAGCCAGCATACCGCCCACCAAAGTACAGGTGTTGGAATGGAAGCCTTCGTTGTAAGTCTTAAATTTTAAGTCAGAAGTCTCAAGTCGAAAGTCTTTAGAAAAAAAAGGACTTGGTACTTTCGACTTAAGACTTTCAACTTAAATAAATGCATAATAAAACAAATAAACAGCCAGGATGAAGAAACTCATATTTTACTTCGTATTGATAAGTGCTCCGTTTTGTGCATCCGCCCAAAGCAAAAAGAATACTGCGCAGGTATCCGACAGGAAATTATGGCTAAGCTACATGGATAAGGTAGCCCGGCCTGTGATCAGCAACCTTGCAGCCGATCAGCTTAAAGAGAAAATGCCTATGCAACTATCAGATAAGATTGATAATAAGGAAAGCCGGGCCAAAGTGGGTTACCTTGAAGCTTTTGGCCGCACGCTATGTGGTATAGCACCATGGTTACAGTTAGAAGGTGGTGATCCAGCCGAAATAAAACTTCGTGAGCAATATCGGGCATGGTCTTTAAAGGCTATCGCTAACGCTGTTAATCCGCAGGCTAAAGATTATCTGCAATGGAACGGAGGCCAGCCCTTGGTTGATGCCTCATTTGTGGCTTTTGCATTGGTACGGAGCCCATGGTTATGGGAGCATCTTGATGAAGCTACAAAAAAGCAGGTGGTTGAAGTGATGAAGGTTACCCGCGCAACTGTTCCGGTTTACTCCAACTGGATTTTGTTTTCGGGGATGATAGAGGCCTTTTTTTGCAAATATGATTTGGGCTATGACCCGGTAAGGGTTGAATTTGGCATCCGCGAATTTACCGAACACTGGTATGTTGGCGATGGTATGTATTCGGACGGGATGAGCTTTCATCTCGATTATTATAATAGCATCGTGATCCACCCAAACCTGAGCAGCATATTGGAGGAAGTTAATGCTAAAAAGAAAACTTATGTGCGTGAGGAACAACGTGAGTTGGCTGTTGGCCAACGTTATGCCGAAGTGCTTGAGCGCCTTATTAATGCTGATGGAAGCTTTCCGGCTATCGGACGGTCTATAGTTTATCGCGGCGGCGCATTTCATCATTTAGCAAATATCGCCTACAAAAAACAACTGCCTGCAAACCTGAAACCGGCACAGGTAAGATGCGCGCTAACAGCTATGATCAAAAAAACACTTGGCGCACCGCAAACTTTTACTGCCGATGGCTGGCTTAATATGGGTTTATATGGCAAGCAGCCCGGCCTGGCCGATTTTTATATTACAACCGGCAGCCTTTATTTCTGCGCTACTGTTTTTGTACCATTAGGCTTGCCCGAAACCGATCCGTTTTGGGCCGATGCAGATGAATCATGGACGGCTGTTAAAATCTGGAGCGGCCAGGATGCACCTGCCGATCATGCACTTGACATAAAAAAATAATACAAACATCTTTATATGAAATACTATCGATTTTTACTACTATCTGCTCTTTTGCTGTTAAGCATTGTCGGCCGGGCTCAAACAAAATTAACCAGCTTTAGTCCGGGAGCTATCTGGCCTGACGATAAAGGGGTACATATTAATGCTCATGGGGGAGGCATCCTTTATAATAATGGTGTATACTATTGGTTTGGCGAACACAAAATTGCCGGTGATGCCGGTAACAGGGCGATGGTTGGGGTTCATTGCTATTCGTCAAAAGATCTGTACAACTGGAAAGACGAAGGGATTTCGCTGAGCGTTTCGTCCGATACTACGAACGACATTGCAAAAGGCTGTATCCTGGAAAGACCAAAGGTTGTTTATAACAAAAAGACCAAAAAGTATGTGATGTGGTTTCACCTTGAGCTATTAGGCAAGGGCTACAGCGCAGCGCGTGCCGGGGTCGCTGTAAGCGATAAGGTGACCGGCCCGTACAAGTTCATTAAAAGCTACCGCCCAAATCCAGGACAAATGCCGTTTTATCCTGCACTTACTCCCGAAGGCGATAAAATAAACTGTGTTAGTCCGGCTCACGAAACCGATAAGTTTTTTTGCCGCGATTTGCCCGGAGGCCAGATGGCCCGCGACATGACCGTTTTTGTTGATGACGATGGCAAAGCCTACCACGTTTTTTCATCCGAAGAAAACTATACCCTTGATTTGGCAGAGCTAACACCGGATTATATGGGCCATACAGGTAAGTTTATCCGTATTTATATAGGCCACCAAACTGAAGCTCCTGCTTTGTTTAAACGTAATGGCACTTATTATATGATTGGCTCTGGTTGTACAGGCTGGGCGCCAAATGCTGCCCGCTGGTTTTCTGCAAAATCAATCTGGGGGCCCTGGACTTATCACGGTAATCCTTGTCAGGGACCGGATAGCAAAATTACTTATGGCGGTCAAAGTACGCATGTATTGCCTGTAGCCGGTAAAAAAGATGCTTTCATATTTATAGCCGATAAATGGACCCCGAAAGATGCTATTGATGGCCGTTACCTGTGGTTGCCTATCAGCTTCAAGGGCGATGACATCGAAATAAATTGGGTGGATAACTGGAACCTTGATGTATTTAAAAAATAACATGCGAAATTTTATAAGTTTATGCTGCCTGCTGCTTGTTGCCGGCACGGCCGCTGCACAGGATAGCCTGATCACCAATATTCAAAGCCGTAAATCGCTTGATCTGAATGGCAAATGGCAATACATTGTTGACCCCTACGAAACCGGGTTTTATGATTATCGTTACAAGGAGCTTAACGAAAAAAATGGCGACGCCTACTGGAACAGTGGCATCCCGGCTAACAAAACGGAGAAGAGGGAGCACGGCTACATTGATAAATATAGCATTGATGTACCCGGTGACTGGAATCATCAAAAGCCGGAGTTTACTTATTATGAAGGTACTATCTGGTATAAAAAATCATTCGACTATGTTAAATCCGCCAATGGCAGCAGACAGTACATATATTTTGGTGCTGTAAATTATCGTGCCGATGTATACCTGAACGGTAAAAAGCTGGGCATGCACAAAGGTGGCTTTACGCCGTTTAATTTTGAAATTCCTGCCGGACTGCTTAAGGAAAAGGAAAACCTGTTGGTGGTTAAGGTTGATAATAAGCGTTACGCCGATGAGGTGCCCACCCTCAATACCGATTGGTGGAATTACGGCGGTATTACCCGCGATGTAAAATTGGTTGAAGTGCCTGCTACCTACATCCGCGATTTTGTGATCCAGCTAAAAAAGCCCGTTAACGGTGCGGTTCCTGCTAAACAACCAGAGGTAAGCGGATGGGTTAAACTGAGCGATACTCCGCCAACTGGTCAAAATATCACCGTACAAATACCCGAACTTAAGTTTAGTAAGCAGTTTGCTGCTACAGGTACACTTACGCAAGTTAGTTTTAAATTACCAAAGGTGCAGCTATGGTCGCCGGAAACACCAAAACTGTACAAAGTTATTATAAGTAGCGGCGCCGATAAAGCAGAAGATAAGATAGGGTTCCGCACCATCGAGGCGCATGGCCCGAAGCTATTGTTAAACGGTAAGCCCGTATTTTTACGGGGGATCTGTATCCATGGCGAAATACCGCAGGATGTACGAAGGGCTTACAGCCAGCAGGATGCCGAACAATTGCTAAATCAGGCGCATGAGCTTGGCTGCAATATGGTAAGGCTGGCACATTATCCCCATGATGAAAAAATAACCCGACTGGCCGATTCTCTGGGTATTATGGTTTGGTCGGAGATCCCGGTTTACTGGACTATTGATTTTGGTAACGCTGCAGTGCTTGAAAAGGCAAAGGCGCAACTCAATGAGATGATCACCCGTGATCATAATCGCGCAAGCATCATTATCTGGTCGGTTGGTAACGAAACGCCAATAAGCGCAACCCGTACCAATTTTATGCACAACCTCATTATTAAGGCTAAGCAATTAGATAATACACGCCTGGTTTCGGCTGCGCTTGAGGTAAACTATAGTTCGGGTAAGGATTTGAATGTTGTGGATGACCCGTTGGGCGAGTTTGTTGACCTTGTTGCTTTTAACGAATACCTCGGCTGGTATGGCGGTCTGCCTGATAAATGCCGTACCACAAACTGGAGTACGCCATATAATAAACCTTTATTTATCAGCGAAACCGGGGCCGAAGCTAAAACCGGTTTTCATGCCGATTCATTGACCCGTTTTAGTGAAGAATACCAGGAATGGTACTTTAAGGAACAGGTAGATATGTTTAAGCGGATGCCTGCAAATTTTGTAGGTCTGTCACCATGGGTAATGGCCGATTTCCGGTCGCCAAAACGGAATAACCCACTGTACCAGGAAGGCTGGAACCGCAAGGGCCTTTATGACGATAAAGGCAATAAAAAGAAAGCGTTTTATATTCTTCAAAACTATTACAAACAAAAAAGCGCAGAAGCGCTGAACCGATAGCGCATCACAATGAAAAAAATTATCATATCCTTTTTAACAGTTTTAAGCCTGAGCATAACAGGTTTTTGCCAGGTACCCAAACATACCTTTGCACTGGGCGATGAAGCTTTTCTGCTTGACGGGAAACCTTTCCAGATGATTTCAGGCGAAATGCATTATCCCCGTGTGCCGCGCGAGGCCTGGCGTGCCCGCATGAAAATGGCGAAGGCAATGGGCTTAAATACCATTGGCACCTACGTTTTCTGGAACCTGCACGAGCCACAAAAAGGCAAATTTGATTTTAAAGGCAATAACGACGTTGCCGAATTTGTACGCATAGCCCAGCGGGAAGGCCTGTGGGTGATCCTTCGCCCAAGCCCATATGTGTGTGCTGAGTGGGAGTTTGGCGGATATCCTTACTGGCTGCAAAATAAAAAAGGCCTTGAGGTACGCAGTAAAGAGGCGCAATACCTTAAAGAGTACGAAAACTATATTAAAGAGGTTGGCAAGCAATTGGCTCCGCTGCAGATAAATCACGGCGGTAATATATTGATGGTACAAATTGAAAATGAGTATGGCTCGTATGGGAGTGATAAAGAGTATTTGGACATTAATCAAAAACTATTTAAAGAAGCCGGTTTTGACGGATTGCTGTACACCTGCGATCCTGCCCCTGATTTAGTAGCCGGTCACCTGCCGGGATTACTGCCGGCCGTTAACGGCCTCGACAATCCTGCAAAAGTGAAAAAGATCATCAATGAAAATCATGATGGCAAAGGTCCGTATTATATTGCCGAGTGGTACCCGGCCTGGTTTGATTGGTGGGGAACTGCCCATCACACTATCCCTGCCGAACGCTATGCAGGCAGGCTTGATTCTGTATTGGCAGCGGGTATCTCTATTAATATGTACATGTTTCATGGCGGTACTACCCGTGCGTTCATGAATGGTGCTAATTTTAAAGATACCTCGCC from Mucilaginibacter sp. SJ includes:
- a CDS encoding RagB/SusD family nutrient uptake outer membrane protein; this translates as MKNYSVILLFAGVLTAFASCKKSYLDEKPYSSYTPLTVTDSLGMEASAIGLYNLETGILTYSGRQGWPSVWQVGTDVANATAQQEGIEVPYYNYSLLTSQDNAAAYIWGKYYAMINNANIIIDNAENPSNTKLGPVGKKQVEAEAKFFRAYAYNNLVTLFGKVPLTDHALTVPKINFTRASLDELNALIVSDLTYASTNLSDLNAGNSKTNAQGKPVGRANKYMAMQLLAEAYLRMGKNDLAEQQAQAVINSGKFSLIKARYGVRAAGAGDYYSDMFVYGNERRAQGNSEAIWVLEQENPSVVVGGNVDAAQQRRVWGAAYYAVPGMLPCDSLGGRSIARLRLSNWVLYGLYPQGDLRNSQYSIKRRYYYNDPAFPALLGKPVPFAGADTLFRICPSTTKWGAFDPNDTFGYAMIKDFMMMRLGETYLLLAEAQFKQGKTADAATSINVLRTRANAPQVTAGQITLDFILDERARELIGEENRRQTLMRTGTLVDRATRLNSNDAVHPTTGIAAKNMLLPIPLSEIQLNKDAVLEQNPGY
- a CDS encoding BNR repeat-containing protein; this translates as MKLYHLRSLFFICILFGSTVVVFAQTHKATTTTIGLGWANNSVNTVVFRKNSLVTFKGEQYAAYYNNDEVLVLAKRKSGSANWQVAATQYKADAADAHKDISIMVDGAGYLHVAWGHHNQTLNYAKSIKPGGLVLSAQQSMTGITENKVSYPEFYRLPGGDLLFVYRDGGSGNGNLVMNRYSIATHKWVNIQQNLIDGEDKRNAYWQMCIDKKGTIHISWVWRESPDVASNHDMGYARSNDGGLSWEKSTGEKYTLPINAANAEYACKIPQHSELINQTSMFADDRGNPFIATYWRDSSTTIPQYHIVFKTRGNWQSADLGFRKTAFDLGGTGTKRIPISRPQIIAWNKDGKQSAALIFRDAERGDKVSVAMNADLKTSNWQVSDLTTTPVGEWEPTYDTELWKDKKILNLFVQQVTQVDGEGKASIPPTKVQVLEWKPSL
- a CDS encoding DUF2264 domain-containing protein, whose product is MKKLIFYFVLISAPFCASAQSKKNTAQVSDRKLWLSYMDKVARPVISNLAADQLKEKMPMQLSDKIDNKESRAKVGYLEAFGRTLCGIAPWLQLEGGDPAEIKLREQYRAWSLKAIANAVNPQAKDYLQWNGGQPLVDASFVAFALVRSPWLWEHLDEATKKQVVEVMKVTRATVPVYSNWILFSGMIEAFFCKYDLGYDPVRVEFGIREFTEHWYVGDGMYSDGMSFHLDYYNSIVIHPNLSSILEEVNAKKKTYVREEQRELAVGQRYAEVLERLINADGSFPAIGRSIVYRGGAFHHLANIAYKKQLPANLKPAQVRCALTAMIKKTLGAPQTFTADGWLNMGLYGKQPGLADFYITTGSLYFCATVFVPLGLPETDPFWADADESWTAVKIWSGQDAPADHALDIKK
- a CDS encoding glycoside hydrolase family 43 protein, which gives rise to MKYYRFLLLSALLLLSIVGRAQTKLTSFSPGAIWPDDKGVHINAHGGGILYNNGVYYWFGEHKIAGDAGNRAMVGVHCYSSKDLYNWKDEGISLSVSSDTTNDIAKGCILERPKVVYNKKTKKYVMWFHLELLGKGYSAARAGVAVSDKVTGPYKFIKSYRPNPGQMPFYPALTPEGDKINCVSPAHETDKFFCRDLPGGQMARDMTVFVDDDGKAYHVFSSEENYTLDLAELTPDYMGHTGKFIRIYIGHQTEAPALFKRNGTYYMIGSGCTGWAPNAARWFSAKSIWGPWTYHGNPCQGPDSKITYGGQSTHVLPVAGKKDAFIFIADKWTPKDAIDGRYLWLPISFKGDDIEINWVDNWNLDVFKK
- a CDS encoding glycoside hydrolase family 2 protein, with protein sequence MRNFISLCCLLLVAGTAAAQDSLITNIQSRKSLDLNGKWQYIVDPYETGFYDYRYKELNEKNGDAYWNSGIPANKTEKREHGYIDKYSIDVPGDWNHQKPEFTYYEGTIWYKKSFDYVKSANGSRQYIYFGAVNYRADVYLNGKKLGMHKGGFTPFNFEIPAGLLKEKENLLVVKVDNKRYADEVPTLNTDWWNYGGITRDVKLVEVPATYIRDFVIQLKKPVNGAVPAKQPEVSGWVKLSDTPPTGQNITVQIPELKFSKQFAATGTLTQVSFKLPKVQLWSPETPKLYKVIISSGADKAEDKIGFRTIEAHGPKLLLNGKPVFLRGICIHGEIPQDVRRAYSQQDAEQLLNQAHELGCNMVRLAHYPHDEKITRLADSLGIMVWSEIPVYWTIDFGNAAVLEKAKAQLNEMITRDHNRASIIIWSVGNETPISATRTNFMHNLIIKAKQLDNTRLVSAALEVNYSSGKDLNVVDDPLGEFVDLVAFNEYLGWYGGLPDKCRTTNWSTPYNKPLFISETGAEAKTGFHADSLTRFSEEYQEWYFKEQVDMFKRMPANFVGLSPWVMADFRSPKRNNPLYQEGWNRKGLYDDKGNKKKAFYILQNYYKQKSAEALNR
- a CDS encoding glycoside hydrolase family 35 protein — translated: MKKIIISFLTVLSLSITGFCQVPKHTFALGDEAFLLDGKPFQMISGEMHYPRVPREAWRARMKMAKAMGLNTIGTYVFWNLHEPQKGKFDFKGNNDVAEFVRIAQREGLWVILRPSPYVCAEWEFGGYPYWLQNKKGLEVRSKEAQYLKEYENYIKEVGKQLAPLQINHGGNILMVQIENEYGSYGSDKEYLDINQKLFKEAGFDGLLYTCDPAPDLVAGHLPGLLPAVNGLDNPAKVKKIINENHDGKGPYYIAEWYPAWFDWWGTAHHTIPAERYAGRLDSVLAAGISINMYMFHGGTTRAFMNGANFKDTSPYEPQTSSYDYDAPLDEAGNATPKFMQFRQVIRKHLPAGMQLPDVPAAKPVITIPAVKLTQSVSLLNTLPAVKENLSPLTFEDLHQDYGFVLYRTILNGSKSGQLKLKELRDYAVIMINGKKVGTLDRRLNQDSLYLKLPAGKVTLDILVENLGRINFGKYLLQNKKGITQQVLLNGREVQHWKMYSLPFYDLSTVKFSAAKQNAQSPVIRKGGFTLDKVGDTYLDMSNWGKGVVWVNGHNLGRYWGVGPQQTLYLPVEWLKNGYNDVEVLELLKPEQDQLSGIDKPILDVVKP